The Brachyspira hyodysenteriae ATCC 27164 genome includes a window with the following:
- a CDS encoding pyridoxamine kinase, with amino-acid sequence MNNNFNVLLLNDLCSYGKASLTVNIPVLSHFGIKVSPLVSVILSNHTAFESFCAFDLTEQLEKIVEELKIRKPIFDAFYVGWIASGKQPSIVVDIIKHFNIKTVLIDPILGDNGKLYPSMSDEHVNSMKEIIKYADIATPNITELAILLGRDPSIRYKEEEVTNMAKELSEMGPKTVIVTSVSKDENIGCLCYQDNNIITSYYPKINISIPGTGDAFGSSLLGYILKGDSIENALKKSTKFIYDCVEASIKDNDDRVYGIAIEKRLNLL; translated from the coding sequence ATGAATAATAATTTTAATGTGCTGCTCTTAAATGATTTATGTTCTTATGGTAAAGCATCTCTAACAGTTAATATACCTGTACTATCTCATTTTGGTATAAAGGTTTCTCCTCTAGTTAGTGTTATACTTTCAAATCACACTGCTTTCGAATCTTTTTGTGCTTTTGATTTAACAGAGCAATTAGAAAAGATTGTGGAAGAATTAAAAATAAGAAAACCTATTTTTGATGCTTTTTATGTAGGTTGGATAGCTTCTGGAAAACAGCCTTCTATTGTTGTTGATATAATAAAACATTTTAATATTAAAACTGTTCTTATAGATCCCATACTTGGAGATAATGGAAAGCTATATCCTTCTATGTCTGATGAACATGTAAACTCTATGAAGGAAATAATAAAATATGCTGATATAGCAACTCCTAATATTACAGAATTAGCTATCTTATTGGGAAGAGATCCTTCAATAAGATACAAAGAAGAAGAAGTTACAAATATGGCTAAAGAACTTTCTGAAATGGGACCTAAAACTGTAATAGTTACAAGTGTTTCAAAAGATGAAAATATAGGATGCCTATGCTATCAAGATAATAATATAATAACAAGCTATTATCCAAAAATCAATATAAGTATACCTGGAACAGGAGATGCTTTTGGTTCTTCATTATTAGGATATATACTAAAGGGAGATAGTATAGAAAATGCTTTGAAAAAGTCTACAAAGTTTATATATGACTGCGTTGAAGCATCTATAAAAGATAATGATGACAGAGTTTATGGAATAGCTATAGAAAAAAGACTCAATTTACTTTAA